In one window of Thiobacillus sp. DNA:
- a CDS encoding efflux RND transporter permease subunit, translating to MQLPELCIRRPVMTTLLMAAFLVFGILAYRFLPVSELPNVDFPTINVSASLPGASPETMAAAVATPLEAQFSTIAGVGNMTSVSAQGSTSITIQFSLDRDIDAAAQDVQSAIAAAQRKLPADMPTPPSFRKVNPADQPIFYLAMHSPGLPMQAVNEFAETQLAQRISTIPGVAQVLIYGAQKYAVRIQADPRQLAARGIGLDELQAAIKAANVNQPTGTLDGPLQSIAIKTDGQLETAAAYRPLVVAWRNGAPVRLEEVATAVDGIEDNKRSNWLWNQAGSKRSIILAIQRQPGANTVQTVEAIKAVLPAFQEKLPASVSLEVMYDRSLSIRDSVLDVQFTLILAGCLVVLVILLFLRNLSATAIPAVALPISVIGTFAVMWALGYSLDNLSLLALTLAVGFVVDDAIVMLENIMRHVEAGEPPFRAAIQGAREIGFTIVSMTLSLVAVFIPVMFMGGIIGRLLHEFAVTISAAILVSGFVSLTLTPMLASRYIRPEAGKKHGQVYRALERVFEAMLGAYRVSLGWAMAHSGVILLVFFGTVVASVWMYVAIPKDFLPSGDTGRILAYTEGAQNTSFAAMVERQRQVAAIAAREPDIATFMSVVGAGGSRITANSGIMLFTLKPRSERKLSPDELIEKLRPRLNSVPGVKVSLQNPPPIRVTAQITAAQYQYTLQSTDLAELYHWTDVMLERMRHLPGFEDVNSNLNDKSPAIALDIDRDRLVALGLTYGQVEDALQSAFSGRQISTIYGNANQYQVILELAPEFLADPDTLSRLHVRASSGQLVPLDAVARITRRSQALTINHLGQLPAVTISFNLQSGVSLGEAVERIRAVERELRLPASLNTGMQGAAQAFEESQKGLGLLLLVAVLVVYLVLGILYESFIHPLTILSGLPSAGLGALATLMLFQVDLSLYAFVGVIMLVGIVKKNAIMMIDFALERQRKAGMDPAEAIRQACLVRFRPIMMTTLAALAGTLPIAVAYGAGGEIRQPLGLAVIGGLVVSQLLTLYITPVIYLALERFVRFGAKAGESGRGSAINSDTI from the coding sequence ATGCAGCTGCCCGAACTCTGCATCCGCCGCCCCGTCATGACCACGCTGCTCATGGCGGCGTTCCTGGTGTTCGGCATCCTGGCCTACCGTTTCCTGCCGGTATCGGAATTGCCCAACGTGGACTTCCCCACCATCAACGTCTCCGCCAGCCTGCCCGGGGCCTCGCCGGAGACCATGGCGGCGGCGGTGGCCACGCCCCTGGAGGCCCAGTTCTCCACCATCGCCGGGGTGGGCAACATGACCTCGGTGAGCGCCCAGGGCAGCACCAGCATCACCATCCAGTTCAGCCTGGACCGGGATATCGACGCCGCCGCCCAGGACGTGCAGTCCGCCATCGCCGCCGCCCAGCGCAAGTTACCGGCGGACATGCCCACGCCGCCCTCCTTCCGCAAGGTGAACCCGGCGGACCAGCCCATCTTCTACCTGGCCATGCACTCCCCCGGCCTGCCCATGCAGGCGGTGAACGAGTTCGCAGAGACCCAGCTGGCCCAGCGCATTTCCACTATCCCCGGCGTGGCCCAGGTGCTCATCTACGGCGCCCAGAAATACGCGGTGCGCATCCAGGCGGACCCCCGCCAGCTGGCGGCCCGGGGCATCGGCCTCGACGAACTCCAGGCGGCCATCAAGGCAGCCAACGTGAACCAGCCCACGGGCACCCTGGACGGGCCCTTGCAGAGCATCGCCATCAAGACCGACGGCCAGCTGGAAACGGCCGCGGCCTACCGGCCCCTGGTGGTGGCCTGGCGCAACGGCGCGCCGGTACGCCTGGAAGAAGTGGCCACGGCCGTGGACGGCATCGAGGACAACAAGCGTTCCAACTGGCTGTGGAACCAGGCGGGCAGCAAGCGTTCCATCATCCTGGCCATCCAGCGCCAGCCCGGGGCCAACACGGTCCAGACCGTGGAGGCCATCAAGGCCGTGCTGCCCGCGTTCCAGGAGAAACTCCCCGCCTCGGTGAGCCTGGAGGTGATGTACGACCGCAGCCTCTCCATCCGGGATTCGGTGCTGGACGTGCAGTTCACCCTCATCCTGGCGGGGTGCCTGGTGGTGCTGGTGATTCTGCTGTTCCTGCGCAACCTGTCCGCCACCGCAATTCCCGCTGTGGCCCTGCCCATCTCCGTCATCGGCACCTTCGCGGTGATGTGGGCCCTGGGCTACAGCCTGGACAACCTCTCCCTGCTGGCCCTGACCCTGGCCGTGGGCTTTGTTGTGGACGACGCCATCGTCATGCTGGAGAACATCATGCGCCACGTGGAGGCGGGGGAGCCTCCCTTCCGGGCCGCCATACAGGGGGCCCGGGAGATCGGCTTCACCATCGTCTCCATGACCCTGTCCCTGGTGGCGGTGTTCATCCCCGTGATGTTCATGGGCGGCATCATCGGCCGCCTGTTGCACGAGTTCGCGGTGACCATCTCCGCCGCCATCCTGGTGTCCGGTTTCGTCTCCCTGACCCTGACGCCCATGCTGGCCAGCCGCTACATCAGGCCGGAGGCGGGGAAGAAGCACGGCCAGGTGTACCGTGCCCTGGAAAGGGTGTTCGAAGCCATGCTGGGGGCCTATCGGGTAAGTCTGGGCTGGGCCATGGCCCACTCAGGAGTGATCCTCCTGGTGTTCTTCGGCACCGTGGTGGCCAGCGTGTGGATGTATGTAGCCATACCCAAGGACTTCCTGCCCAGCGGCGACACCGGCCGCATCCTGGCCTACACTGAAGGCGCCCAGAACACCTCCTTCGCCGCCATGGTGGAGCGCCAGCGCCAGGTGGCGGCCATCGCCGCCCGGGAGCCGGACATCGCCACCTTCATGTCGGTGGTGGGGGCGGGAGGCTCCCGCATCACGGCCAACAGCGGCATCATGCTCTTCACCCTTAAGCCCAGGTCGGAACGCAAGCTCTCGCCGGACGAGCTCATCGAAAAGCTGCGTCCCAGGCTGAATTCCGTGCCGGGCGTCAAGGTCTCTCTGCAGAACCCGCCCCCCATACGCGTCACGGCCCAGATCACCGCGGCCCAGTACCAGTACACCCTGCAATCCACGGACCTGGCGGAGCTGTACCACTGGACCGACGTGATGCTGGAACGCATGCGCCACCTGCCAGGCTTCGAGGACGTGAACAGCAACCTCAACGACAAGAGCCCCGCCATCGCCCTGGACATCGACCGGGACAGGCTGGTGGCCCTGGGCCTGACCTATGGCCAGGTGGAGGACGCCCTGCAGTCCGCCTTCAGCGGGCGGCAAATCTCCACCATTTATGGCAACGCCAACCAGTACCAGGTGATCCTGGAGCTGGCGCCGGAGTTCCTGGCGGACCCCGACACCCTGTCGCGGCTGCACGTGCGTGCCAGCAGCGGCCAACTGGTGCCCCTGGATGCCGTGGCCCGCATCACCCGCAGGTCCCAGGCCCTCACCATCAACCACCTGGGCCAGCTCCCGGCGGTGACCATATCCTTCAACCTGCAGTCCGGAGTGTCCCTGGGAGAAGCGGTGGAGCGTATCCGGGCGGTGGAGCGGGAACTGCGCCTGCCCGCCTCCCTGAACACCGGCATGCAGGGTGCGGCCCAGGCCTTCGAGGAATCCCAGAAGGGGCTGGGCCTGTTGCTGCTGGTGGCGGTGCTGGTGGTCTACCTGGTGCTGGGCATCCTGTATGAGAGCTTCATCCATCCCCTGACCATCCTCTCCGGCCTGCCCTCCGCCGGCCTGGGGGCCCTGGCCACCCTCATGCTGTTCCAGGTGGACCTGAGCCTCTACGCCTTCGTGGGGGTCATCATGCTGGTGGGCATCGTCAAGAAGAACGCCATCATGATGATCGACTTCGCCCTGGAGCGTCAGCGCAAGGCGGGCATGGATCCGGCGGAAGCCATCCGCCAGGCCTGCCTGGTGCGATTCCGCCCCATCATGATGACCACCCTGGCGGCCCTGGCCGGCACCCTGCCCATCGCCGTGGCCTACGGCGCCGGCGGCGAGATCCGCCAGCCCCTGGGCCTGGCGGTGATTGGCGGCCTGGTGGTGTCCCAACTGCTCACCCTGTACATCACGCCGGTGATTTACCTTGCTCTGGAGCGTTTTGTGCGTTTTGGTGCAAAAGCAGGTGAATCTGGCAGGGGGTCGGCCATTAATAGCGACACAATCTAG
- a CDS encoding efflux RND transporter periplasmic adaptor subunit, giving the protein MVGTRRLIGWFILALALAGAGYWLWSRPAGNGKVKKDKPPVPVLVARAEAHDMPVTLELVGRAEAYESVTLMARVDGQVVAVDFAEGQHVRGGQVLVRLEDGDFVARQRQAEANLARDQANLGKARADVTRYAALKDQGFVSSEKVDEVRALLAAAEATVRADQAAVDLARLQWGYTVIRAPFDGVVGARLVHPGTAVKVNDTQLAVVNRVQPLHVGFAVPEKYLGPLRNRLGQGALKVTVGVPGEAGPVVEGSVRFLDNAVDAATGTIRMKAVLANQDERLTPGQFLDVNLVLETLRDVVTVPAEAVQQGPEGSFVYVVQPDQTARQQPVKLALTRDGRAALREGLAAGDTVVTDGHSRLTPRSKVKIKEPNGAVPGPK; this is encoded by the coding sequence ATGGTTGGGACTAGACGTCTGATCGGATGGTTCATCCTGGCCCTGGCATTGGCCGGGGCGGGGTATTGGCTTTGGAGCCGGCCCGCAGGGAATGGGAAAGTCAAGAAGGACAAGCCGCCCGTGCCCGTCCTGGTGGCCAGGGCCGAGGCCCATGACATGCCCGTGACACTGGAACTGGTGGGGCGGGCCGAGGCCTACGAAAGCGTCACCCTCATGGCCCGGGTGGACGGCCAGGTGGTGGCGGTGGACTTCGCCGAAGGCCAGCATGTGCGCGGTGGGCAGGTGCTGGTGCGCCTGGAGGATGGGGATTTCGTCGCCCGGCAGCGCCAGGCCGAGGCCAACCTGGCCCGGGACCAGGCCAACCTGGGCAAGGCCCGGGCGGACGTGACCCGTTATGCCGCCCTGAAAGACCAGGGCTTCGTCTCGTCAGAAAAGGTGGACGAGGTGCGCGCCCTGCTGGCTGCCGCCGAGGCCACGGTAAGAGCGGACCAGGCTGCGGTGGACCTGGCCAGGCTTCAATGGGGCTACACGGTGATTCGCGCGCCTTTCGATGGCGTGGTGGGCGCGCGCCTGGTCCATCCAGGCACGGCGGTAAAGGTGAACGACACCCAATTGGCCGTGGTGAACCGGGTCCAGCCCCTGCATGTGGGTTTCGCCGTGCCGGAAAAGTACCTGGGCCCGTTGCGCAACCGCCTGGGCCAGGGCGCCCTCAAGGTGACGGTGGGGGTGCCGGGGGAGGCCGGTCCCGTTGTGGAGGGTTCGGTGCGCTTCCTGGACAACGCCGTGGACGCCGCCACGGGCACCATCCGGATGAAGGCAGTGCTGGCCAACCAGGACGAAAGACTTACGCCGGGGCAGTTCCTGGATGTGAACCTGGTATTGGAGACGCTCAGGGATGTGGTGACAGTGCCCGCGGAAGCCGTGCAGCAGGGGCCCGAGGGCAGCTTCGTCTATGTGGTGCAGCCGGACCAGACCGCCAGGCAGCAGCCGGTGAAGCTGGCCCTGACCCGGGACGGCCGGGCCGCCCTCAGGGAAGGCCTGGCGGCGGGGGATACGGTGGTGACCGACGGCCACTCCCGCCTGACGCCCAGGTCCAAGGTGAAGATCAAGGAGCCCAATGGTGCAGTGCCCGGGCCGAAGTGA